In Synechococcus sp. RS9909, one genomic interval encodes:
- a CDS encoding DUF3082 domain-containing protein, with protein sequence MSDTNSTPPVDARRKGPLSFLSGSLTSLLLAWLSLGLSKRMVLYFAEHPPHYSSAIAQSIASALKTLLTGMCFVATFSFAFIGLGLALVFLRSLFTGRPADPA encoded by the coding sequence ATGAGTGACACCAACAGCACCCCCCCGGTCGACGCGCGGCGCAAAGGGCCGCTCAGTTTTCTCTCCGGATCCCTCACGAGCCTGCTGCTGGCCTGGCTCAGCCTTGGTCTGAGCAAGCGCATGGTGCTCTATTTCGCGGAGCATCCACCCCACTACAGCTCGGCGATTGCCCAGAGCATTGCTTCGGCGCTCAAGACCCTGCTGACCGGCATGTGTTTTGTCGCCACCTTCAGCTTTGCCTTCATCGGCCTCGGCCTGGCGCTGGTGTTTCTTCGCAGTCTTTTCACAGGCCGG